A genome region from Triticum aestivum cultivar Chinese Spring chromosome 2B, IWGSC CS RefSeq v2.1, whole genome shotgun sequence includes the following:
- the LOC123039100 gene encoding N6-mAMP deaminase, with protein sequence MGTQTSEAGKEMREWCVALPKVELHAHLNGSVRNSTLLELAKELGDKGVIVFEDVKDVIKKSDRSLPECVRLFDLFHILTTDHDTVTRIAKEGVGDFAAENVVYLEIRTTPKNNEAKGITKRSYMNAVVKGLKSVKDVDVVLNDEKLSCTPMSDLGGNAKRKKIYVRLLLSIDRHETTSAALDTVNLAMEMKDQGVIGIDLSGNPVVGEWETYLPALEHAKELGIPTTIHCGEVPNRKEIQAMLDFCPQRLGDVCCLDDEEWKKLKSSVIPVEICLTSNVMTGGTPSLELHHFGLYLTTQNPKSLTKKKTASILMLRVSEFVQLTSTTRNTPCRYAPTILASFRRASC encoded by the exons ATGGGGACCCAGACCTCGGAGGCGGGGAAGGAGATGAGGGAGTGGTGCGTCGCCCTCCCCAAGGTGGAGCTCCACGCCCACCTCAACGGCTCCGTCCGCAACTCCACCCTCCT AGAACTAGCAAAAGAACTAGGTGACAAAGGAGTCATTGTCTTTGAAGATGTTAAGGATGTGATCAAGAAGA GTGACAGATCTCTCCCAGAGTGTGTTAGGCTCTTTGATTTGTTTCATATACTTACAACTGACCACGATACAGTAACAAGAATCGCCAAGGAG GGTGTGGGAGATTTTGCTGCTGAGAATGTTGTGTATTTAGAAATAAGGACGACACCTAAG AATAATGAAGCCAAGGGGATAACCAAGCGATCCTACATGAATGCTGTTGTAAAAGGTCTTAAGTCTGTCAAAGACGTTGATGTTGTTCTAAACGATGAAAAATTAAGTTGTACACCAATGAGTGATTTGGGTGGCAACGCAAAGAGAAAGAAGATATATGTTAGGCTCCTTCTGAGTATTGACCGTCATGAGACAACTTCTGCTGCATTGGATACT GTTAATTTAGCCATGGAAATGAAGGACCAGGGTGTAATTGGCATTGATCTCTCTGGCAATCCAGTTGTAGGGGAATG GGAGACATACCTGCCTGCTCTAGAACATGCTAAAGAGCTGGGAATCCCCACCACAATTCACTGTGGTGAG GTACCAAACAGGAAGGAGATCCAAGCAATGCTGGACTTCTGCCCTCAAAGGCTGGGTGATGTCTGCTGCCTGGACGACGAAGAGTGGAAGAAGCTCAAGTCATCAGTGATCCCG GTGGAGATATGTTTAACCTCCAATGTTATGACCGGAGGCACCCCTTCTCTTGAGCTTCATCACTTTGGTCTGTACCTGACAACGCAGAACCCAAAATCCTTGACAAAAAAAAAAACAGCAAGCATCTTAATGCTCCGAGTTTCTGAATTTGTGCAGCTGACCTCTACAACGCGAAACACCCCCTGTCGATATGCACCGACGATTTTGGCCTCTTTTCGACGAGCCtcttgttga